The Callospermophilus lateralis isolate mCalLat2 chromosome 20, mCalLat2.hap1, whole genome shotgun sequence genome includes the window GGCCATGGCAGGCTCCAGCTTCCTGAGTCCCGAACATCAGAAAGCCCAGGTGAGCCCCTCCACTACAAAGCCCCACGTTCTGACGGGGGAGGAAGGTCTTGCCCCACTTAGCAACAGTCACGTGACCTGGGGCAGCAGCTCCACCTCTCCAGGCCTGTGCCTCTCCCAGAGCACAAAGGAGGACTCTAGGACTGGCCTGATTCTGTTTCTAGAAGGACacaggggcgggggggggggggggggggcggcctCAGGACCCAAACAGAACTCTCTCCTCTCCAGCAAAGAAAGGAGTCCAAGAAGCCACCAGCCAAACTGCAGCCCAGAGCTATCAATGGCTGGCTCCACCAAGAGGACACAGACCAGGCAGATGGCGCAGAGGACGAGCTGGAGATCCGGGTTGGTGCTTCTGCATTTTATGCATCTGTGGCTGTGAAGCAGGGGAAGGGGCCAGGACAGGAACAGGTAGCTAAGAACAGGGGCTCAAGGATTATAAATTTTAACTATAAATCAGCACCGAGATAGCTGAGCTTTGCACTGGGCTCTACAAGGTTTTTGGTCAGAGAATATTGTCGCCAAGTACCTGCTACAAGAGCGTGGGAACGTGAGGAGCCCGCCCTGGCCCAACAGCAGAGAGAAGGTGCTTGAGGTCTGCAGGCTGCAGAGGCAGTTGGTGAGCACAGAGCCAAGGCACCAGGAGTAAGAGCTGTGGGCGGGAGTGCTCCAGACAGAACCCTGGACAGGGGAGCTGGCTGCCAGCCCAGGCTCTGGCACTGACCTCACCTGCAGAAAGGACGGAGCAGGGCGGGCTGGTCTTTGCTCTCACATATCTTGCACAGGGAAGGAAGACCTGAGATAGTTCCAGacgaggagggagaaggggatttTACAGGGCCACTCGGTGCAATCTCCCTAGGCTGGCTGGGGGTCCGTGCCCACAGGGACACCCTTCTGGAGCTACCCTGGGATTCTTCTGGGGTACTTCCTGATGGCAGTTACCGTACAGCTGTGCCTGGAGCTGTGATGTCCTCCAacaacttttctatttttttgtgatgctggggtccAGCCCAggaccccacacatgccaggccaggGGTCTACCCCCGAAGCTGCACCCCAGCCATGGTCTCCCTCATTCCATGCCGTTTAATCTCTACCACAACCTGTGCGGTAAGCAAGGTGACACTAAAATCTACACTACGCAGACAGGAAGCCGAAGTTCAGAGAGGTGAACTCACTTGCCCAAGGTGCCAGGGCCAACGTGGCAGAGATGGAGCCCGAGGTCAGGACTGGGTGCAGCCCCGccctcctctcttcctcctcctgggTCTGGCAACCACACAGGGAGCATGATGGCCTAGGAGTGGCCTCTGCAACCTGAGAAACAAGGACGCGAGTCGTCCCCTCAGCCTCCTTTACCTGTTCCCACCCTTCTCTCTGGTCAAGGGCCAATGACAACCTCAAGCTCTCTAAACCCCTCTCTGCTCCTCACTAGGACCCAGGCGTATTCTCAGCCCCAGAGGCTCCTAAGGGAATCGCGTGAATCCTTCAGCCAAGCCCAGGAACCATTCCTGTGGCTCAGCCAGCCCCAGCTGGGGGACAGCCACCCAGTTAGCGGAGCTCTCTGTCTTAGTGCAGATGGGGACAGGGTCCGGGATGACATGAACATGGCCTTGGAAGAAAGACCTACCTCAACTAGAGTCCAAGCCAGGAATGCCCAGAGGGGGTTGGGGCAGCCCAGAGCAGCTGCTGGCCCTGGGTGGCCTTGGGTGGCCCTGGGTGTGCCTGACTGGGCCTCCCTCTGGGCACTGCCCTTCCTCCTGGAATCGGGTTTCAGACCTCTGTGACCAAGCCCCACCTTCACTGGACAGACAACCAGGACCAACACTGAGGGGCTATCACAAGTCTCATGCAGCCAGTCCACCTCACACCTGCCCCTACTACACCATCCGGATGTCACAGCAGCCTGGCATTCCCACAATCAGCACCCCTCGATTCCCAAGAGGACTGCAAGGTGACCTGACCACACACAGTGGTCACAGGGGTAGAAAAAAACTGTCTATCAGCAGGAGGGACAGGAGGGACATGAAGACCCCAGTCCCTAAAGAAACCAGCCCTGTACCCCACTcagctttgcagtgagaccaagcCTGCAGAGGAAAGGGGCGGCCATTCCCCGTGGCCACTCCCAGAGCCTCTTTCCCCACGGGAACCTGAGCCCACCTGGTGTGGACTCAAGCCTGGGTGGATCTTAGGTCTGGCTCTAGTCCTTGCCCTCAACTGCTTCTGTGGCCTCGGGCAGGCTGTTCGGCCTCTCTGGGCTCCTGATGTGAGGACTAACCCGGGCTCCATTCCAGCACTAAGATTCCATCACCCACCCATTCAGACACTGGGTGACCACCACAGCCAGGCACTAAGGTGACCACCAGCAAGGAAAAAGGTACCGTGCCTGCTCTCCAGAGAGATCTACGATATTGCCACAAAAGTAGCTCATTCTCATCCACTCCAGAGGGTGTGAGCCCCAGTAAACCATCCCAGAAGATGGCTTGGAAACAGGGAAGGGGGACAGTCTCCCCCTAAGAAGAAAAGATCTGGCCTGGAGCATCTTTCTGGGAAAAAGTCAGCATCCAGTTTCATTTCCTGGGCCTGGGGGAGGAGCAGCTgggggaggagcaggaggaagcacaaggaagaaaagagaaaggtgGGGCCAGAACCTCAGCCAGGCTAGTGGCCTGCATGCTGGGAACACCCTGCCCCCCAAACCTCCCCACTGGCCTGAAACGTGACCACCACCAGTGATTCAATCTTGCCCAAATTATAAGGGGGTGGGAATGCATTCTAGGAGACCCCCTTGAGGCTAGGGCCAGGATACGAGAGAGAGGCTGGTGAACGTCCTCAAGATAGCAGCCAGGAGAACCCAGCCTCCTCCAGTGAGGGGAGATGCTGGGGAGAGGGGCGGGGCGAGACCTTGACGCCTCTGTTCTACCCCCAGTTCAATGCCCCCTTTGACATGGCAATCAAGCTGTTTGGGGCTCAGTACCAGCAGCACAGCCGGGCCCTGAGGAAGTTTCTTCAGGACATCCTTTGGGAAGAGGCCAAAGGTGAGTCTTTTCCTGGGTCAGGTTAACCCCTTTGCCATGAAATCCTAAATGGGAGCTGAGCCCACCAGAGCCTGCCTGCTGGGTGAcacaagacacctccttccccaactcTGCCCCTCCAACAGCTTCCCCAAATCCCTGCAGGAAGCAGCCAGGCTGGTCCTGGAGAGCCACACGGAGTGGGGTGAGCTCAAAGCCTCTGTCAAAGAACACCATGTTGCAAGCACTGGCACCTTAGCCAGCTCTGGGGCCCAGGGGAGCCTTGACTCCTTAAAGTGGCTCCAGATCCCATCATGAATACATATGGCCACCTGGCATGACAACACCTTGCCCATGTAACTTCACATCACATGGGAATTGGGGCCACAGCTGCCTTCAGAAGAGGCTCCACAGCCAGATACGCAAAGGATTCTGGATTCATTCTGAATCCCCAAGTATCTGGTAAAAGACCCCAGCTTGTCCCTGAGGGGGCAAAGCACCAGCCTCTGGAGGTGCACAAGACAATCTGCCACACTCCTTCCTCACAAACATGCACCCCAACGTGATGCAGGCGGGGGGTGCTCACCCTGCTGCACAGACCAGAATCCTAACAGGAGATTTGCCCAGCATCACACTCCACATTCCAACACCACCTCCCAACTCCAAGGACAACGCTCCCCATCCCCGTCACCACATGTCACCTCCCCCATCa containing:
- the Ghrl gene encoding appetite-regulating hormone, which produces MFSTGTICSLLLLSVLWVDVAMAGSSFLSPEHQKAQQRKESKKPPAKLQPRAINGWLHQEDTDQADGAEDELEIRFNAPFDMAIKLFGAQYQQHSRALRKFLQDILWEEAKEALADQ